The Nitrosomonas cryotolerans ATCC 49181 genome includes a window with the following:
- the hisA gene encoding 1-(5-phosphoribosyl)-5-[(5-phosphoribosylamino)methylideneamino]imidazole-4-carboxamide isomerase, whose protein sequence is MLIIPAIDLKDGHCVRLKQGIMDDATIFSEDPDKMAAHWLNQGARRLHLVDLNGAFAGKPQNKSSILKIIQTIDNKIPIQLGGGIRDLETIERYLDNGITYVIIGTAAIKIPGFLHDACNAFPGHIMVGLDAKDGKVAVDGWSKVTGHDVIDLAKKFEGYGVEAVIYTDIGRDGMLSGVNIKATVALARELTIPVIASGGITNLDDVSTLCEIEQEGIMGAITGRAIYEGSLDFKEAQILADKRAQ, encoded by the coding sequence ATGCTGATTATTCCCGCAATAGATCTCAAAGATGGACACTGTGTCCGGCTTAAGCAAGGCATCATGGATGATGCCACGATCTTTTCTGAAGATCCTGACAAAATGGCAGCACACTGGCTAAACCAGGGTGCACGACGACTCCATTTGGTTGATCTGAACGGTGCATTTGCCGGCAAACCACAAAACAAGTCATCTATTCTAAAAATTATTCAAACCATCGATAACAAAATTCCCATTCAACTGGGCGGTGGTATCCGTGATTTAGAAACTATCGAGCGTTATCTGGATAATGGCATTACTTATGTCATCATTGGTACTGCTGCAATAAAAATACCCGGATTCCTCCACGATGCCTGCAATGCCTTTCCCGGCCATATTATGGTTGGACTCGATGCAAAGGATGGCAAGGTTGCGGTCGATGGCTGGTCCAAGGTAACAGGCCATGATGTCATCGATCTGGCTAAGAAATTTGAAGGATATGGTGTTGAAGCTGTTATCTACACTGATATCGGGCGAGATGGTATGCTCAGTGGCGTGAATATCAAGGCAACCGTTGCATTGGCCAGAGAACTCACCATTCCTGTTATCGCCAGCGGTGGAATTACCAATCTGGATGATGTCAGCACACTCTGCGAAATCGAACAAGAAGGTATCATGGGTGCGATAACCGGGCGGGCTATTTATGAAGGCTCGCTGGACTTCAAAGAAGCACAGATATTAGCCGACAAACGGGCTCAATAG
- the hisF gene encoding imidazole glycerol phosphate synthase subunit HisF, with the protein MGLAKRIIPCLDVTNGRVVKGVNFVELRDTGDPVEIARRYDEQGADELTFLDITASSDDRDLILHIIEDVAAQIFIPLTVGGGVRQVADVRRLLNAGADKVGINTAAVLNPQLVADAADHYGAQCIVVAIDAKQVHHQHNPPRWEVFTHGGRKATGIDAIEWAKKMQTLGAGELLLTSMDRDGTRNGFDLALTRAISDAVDIPVIASGGVGNLDHLVDGILQGHADAVLAASIFHYGEYTVQQAKQYMAQHDIEVRQ; encoded by the coding sequence ATGGGCCTCGCTAAACGTATTATTCCATGCCTGGATGTCACCAACGGACGCGTCGTTAAAGGCGTTAATTTTGTTGAGCTTCGAGATACCGGTGATCCTGTCGAAATAGCCCGCCGATATGACGAACAAGGTGCCGATGAACTGACTTTTCTGGATATCACTGCCAGCTCTGATGATCGGGATCTGATTCTACATATTATTGAAGATGTTGCCGCTCAGATTTTCATTCCATTAACAGTCGGAGGTGGTGTCCGTCAGGTAGCCGATGTCCGCCGGTTACTAAACGCGGGAGCCGACAAAGTCGGCATCAATACCGCTGCCGTACTCAATCCGCAACTGGTAGCGGATGCAGCAGATCATTATGGTGCACAATGTATTGTAGTTGCTATAGATGCCAAACAAGTCCATCATCAACATAACCCACCCCGCTGGGAAGTTTTTACACATGGCGGACGGAAAGCAACCGGCATCGATGCCATTGAGTGGGCGAAAAAAATGCAAACACTGGGGGCGGGCGAGCTGCTTCTGACCAGCATGGATAGAGACGGCACTCGTAACGGCTTCGATCTGGCACTCACCCGGGCCATTTCCGATGCAGTGGATATACCCGTTATTGCCAGTGGCGGCGTTGGCAATCTGGATCATTTGGTCGATGGCATTCTGCAGGGTCATGCAGATGCCGTGTTAGCAGCCAGTATATTTCATTATGGAGAATATACCGTACAGCAGGCAAAACAATACATGGCACAGCATGATATTGAGGTACGACAATGA
- the hisI gene encoding phosphoribosyl-AMP cyclohydrolase codes for MSTHWLSKINWSEDGLVPVITQEAGSGKILMFAWMNREAIKLTVEMGQAIYWSRTRKKLWHKGEESGHVQKIKEIYLDCDEDVLLLTVEQVGGIACHTGRYSCFFNKLENDQWMIIAPVLKDPKSIYNK; via the coding sequence ATGTCTACGCATTGGCTCAGCAAAATCAATTGGTCTGAAGATGGACTCGTGCCCGTAATCACTCAAGAAGCGGGCAGTGGCAAAATATTAATGTTTGCCTGGATGAATCGTGAAGCCATTAAACTGACTGTCGAAATGGGCCAGGCAATCTATTGGTCCCGTACTCGGAAAAAACTCTGGCACAAAGGAGAAGAATCGGGCCATGTTCAGAAAATAAAAGAGATTTATCTGGATTGTGACGAGGATGTATTATTACTGACGGTGGAACAAGTCGGGGGTATTGCCTGTCACACGGGAAGATACAGTTGTTTTTTTAACAAACTTGAGAATGATCAATGGATGATTATTGCGCCAGTACTCAAGGATCCCAAAAGCATCTACAACAAATGA
- a CDS encoding phosphoribosyl-ATP diphosphatase, translating to MIDATIFHRLAETIETRKQADPASSYVAKLLHEGQDKILRKIAEESAETLLASKDGDAQHVIREIADLWFHCLVLLAHHEVSPDDVLKELQKREGISGIDEKASRKIG from the coding sequence ATGATAGATGCGACTATTTTCCATCGTTTGGCGGAAACAATCGAGACACGAAAACAGGCGGATCCTGCCAGTTCGTATGTAGCGAAGCTATTGCACGAGGGGCAAGATAAGATACTCAGAAAAATAGCGGAAGAATCTGCAGAGACCCTGCTGGCATCAAAGGATGGCGATGCTCAACACGTCATACGCGAAATAGCCGACTTATGGTTTCATTGCCTGGTATTGCTTGCTCATCATGAAGTAAGTCCTGATGATGTGCTGAAAGAGCTACAAAAACGTGAAGGTATTTCGGGAATCGATGAAAAAGCATCGCGGAAAATAGGATAA
- a CDS encoding histidine triad nucleotide-binding protein — MDSCIFCKIIQGEIPAKKLYEDEDVLAFNDIHPAAPVHILLIPKLHIAALTEVDDIHQRLLGKMLLLTPQLASKQGCTDGFRTIINTGRVGGQEVFHLHFHIIGGKERLPVMIHHG, encoded by the coding sequence ATGGATAGTTGTATATTCTGCAAAATTATTCAGGGTGAAATCCCGGCCAAAAAGCTATATGAGGATGAAGATGTGCTTGCTTTCAATGACATTCATCCAGCAGCACCGGTCCATATTTTATTGATACCAAAATTGCATATTGCTGCATTAACTGAGGTCGATGATATTCATCAGCGCCTATTAGGTAAGATGCTATTATTAACACCTCAACTGGCAAGCAAGCAGGGCTGCACAGATGGCTTCCGCACCATCATTAATACTGGACGCGTCGGTGGTCAGGAAGTTTTCCATCTGCATTTTCATATTATCGGAGGTAAGGAGCGCCTGCCTGTAATGATTCATCACGGTTAG
- the tatA gene encoding Sec-independent protein translocase subunit TatA: protein MGTFSIWHWLVVLAIVILVFGTKKLRNLGGDLGSAVKGFKEGIKESETENTSPPPSQINGQPIEGEIKEKTHTKV, encoded by the coding sequence ATGGGCACATTCAGTATTTGGCATTGGCTGGTTGTTCTGGCGATTGTGATTCTCGTATTCGGCACCAAAAAACTGCGTAACCTCGGAGGTGATTTAGGCAGTGCCGTAAAAGGCTTCAAAGAAGGAATCAAAGAATCAGAAACCGAGAACACATCGCCCCCGCCCTCACAAATTAACGGGCAGCCCATAGAAGGCGAAATTAAGGAAAAAACACACACCAAAGTTTGA
- the tatB gene encoding Sec-independent protein translocase protein TatB, with protein MFDISFTEILIISIVALIVIGPERLPKVARTLGHLLGRVRRYVGNVRNDIQSEIKLEELKNLHASMQETAQTLENSMRQEMDQLKSAVEAADQETQVTASPPTTDVKAGMTEQQPTLETDASKKHDTLEKENK; from the coding sequence ATGTTTGATATCAGTTTTACAGAAATACTGATCATCTCAATTGTTGCATTGATCGTTATCGGTCCAGAACGACTCCCTAAAGTTGCTCGTACACTTGGACATTTACTGGGGCGTGTCCGACGTTACGTTGGCAACGTAAGAAATGATATTCAAAGCGAGATAAAACTGGAGGAATTAAAAAACCTGCATGCATCCATGCAGGAAACAGCACAGACACTTGAAAATTCAATGCGACAGGAAATGGACCAACTAAAATCAGCCGTTGAAGCTGCTGATCAAGAAACCCAGGTTACAGCATCGCCACCTACCACCGATGTGAAAGCTGGCATGACTGAGCAGCAACCGACATTGGAAACAGATGCATCAAAGAAACATGATACCCTTGAAAAGGAAAACAAATAA
- the tatC gene encoding twin-arginine translocase subunit TatC, which yields MSIEGTFVSHLVELRARIIRIISGLMIGFLPCAFYARELYTLLAQPLLEKLPQGGQMIATDVATPFFVPMKVAMMVAFLITLPHTLYQVWAFVAPGLYSHEKRLALPLVVASSLLFFFGMAFAYLAALPLVFEFITYFAPEGVAVMTDIDKYLNFVLSMFLAFGITFEVPVFVVVLARTGIITIKKLKEIRHYVLVGAFVIGAIFTPPDVISQFMLAVPLYLLYELGIFITVFLMKEHKKTTQSNQVAQSQENQHRKPEKTDPKEEKSMDS from the coding sequence ATGAGCATTGAAGGCACCTTTGTTTCACATCTGGTGGAATTACGCGCCAGAATAATACGTATAATCAGCGGGCTCATGATCGGGTTCTTGCCTTGTGCTTTCTATGCACGAGAACTATATACCCTACTCGCCCAGCCTCTTTTGGAGAAGCTGCCGCAGGGCGGACAAATGATTGCGACCGATGTCGCCACACCCTTTTTTGTACCGATGAAAGTAGCCATGATGGTGGCTTTTCTGATTACGTTACCCCATACACTCTATCAGGTCTGGGCTTTTGTTGCACCCGGACTTTATTCCCATGAAAAACGGCTAGCCCTGCCCCTCGTTGTTGCGAGTAGCCTGCTGTTCTTTTTTGGAATGGCATTTGCTTATCTTGCTGCGCTGCCGCTGGTATTCGAGTTTATTACCTACTTTGCACCAGAAGGGGTTGCGGTCATGACGGATATCGATAAATACCTCAATTTCGTTTTATCTATGTTTCTTGCTTTTGGCATTACTTTTGAAGTACCGGTATTTGTCGTGGTACTCGCTAGAACCGGCATCATCACAATCAAGAAGCTAAAAGAGATACGTCATTATGTTCTGGTCGGGGCATTTGTCATTGGCGCAATTTTCACACCGCCTGACGTTATTTCGCAGTTTATGCTGGCTGTTCCCCTTTACCTGCTTTATGAGCTGGGCATCTTTATCACTGTTTTTTTAATGAAAGAGCATAAAAAAACAACGCAATCCAATCAAGTGGCACAATCTCAAGAAAATCAGCATAGGAAACCGGAGAAAACTGATCCTAAAGAGGAAAAAAGTATGGATTCATGA
- a CDS encoding heavy metal translocating P-type ATPase: MNSQVLKQIELPIEGMTCAACAIRIEKNLNKLPSVQAAVNFANERARVHYDDTQIESDQLVNAIEKAGFHITPQSIQLQIGKMTCAACGGQIEKVLQQLPGVKTATVNVATEIATIHFIPGLITVDHLINAVMQTGYDASPISETSRSEEKNRRLAAYHAERRMFWISAALTLPLVLQMGAMFSGNGMDMDVLPRWVQWLLATPVQFWIGRRFYIGGWHALRGGGANMDVLVALGTSMAYFFSAVVTLFALNQHVYFEASAAIITLVLLGKLMEARAKGKTSEAIEALIRLQPKTARIERDGEILEVPASSLQVNDLFIVRPGENLPVDGVVIEGMSSVNESMLTGESLPVSKQAGAAVYAATLNQQGLLKCRATSVGADTQLAAIIHLVEEAQGSKAPIQRMADSISGIFVPIVVAISILTLGMTWWLVGNFVPALINAVAVLVIACPCALGLATPTAIMVGTGRGAQIGVLVKNAAALEHAEKIQVVIVDKTGTLTEGKPEVTDIVPAESVTTHDLLQIAANLEQGSEHPLARAVLESARKMTISPQSIHDFSAIAGRGVTARMQDSEYLLGSPRFLSERNINMDHKQIALLQAEGKTVIGVAIISDSRSEILGYLAIADRLRDTSIQAVKKLQSMGIEVVMLTGDNAATADAIAKRTGITTYRAEVLPEDKASEVMRMKANGKFTGMVGDGINDAPALAAADVSFAIGAGSDVAIEAADITLIRNDLMSVADAISLSRATLSKIRQNLFFAFVYNTLGIPLAAVGLLNPVIAGAAMAMSSVSVVSNSLLLKRWQANR; encoded by the coding sequence ATGAATTCCCAGGTTCTCAAGCAAATTGAATTACCCATTGAAGGCATGACCTGTGCTGCCTGCGCCATCCGCATTGAGAAGAATCTGAATAAACTACCCAGTGTTCAGGCTGCCGTCAATTTCGCGAATGAAAGAGCACGCGTCCATTATGACGATACACAAATCGAAAGCGATCAATTAGTCAATGCAATCGAAAAAGCCGGCTTTCACATTACGCCTCAGTCTATACAACTGCAAATTGGCAAAATGACCTGCGCCGCTTGTGGAGGGCAGATTGAAAAAGTGCTGCAACAATTACCCGGCGTCAAAACTGCAACCGTCAACGTAGCAACAGAGATTGCGACGATCCACTTTATACCCGGGTTGATTACGGTCGATCATTTAATCAATGCCGTTATGCAAACAGGCTATGATGCCAGTCCAATCAGCGAGACCAGCCGCTCTGAGGAAAAAAATCGGCGCCTGGCTGCCTATCATGCAGAACGCCGCATGTTCTGGATTTCTGCTGCCCTCACTTTGCCATTAGTCCTGCAAATGGGCGCAATGTTCTCTGGTAACGGGATGGATATGGATGTTCTGCCGCGGTGGGTGCAATGGCTATTGGCCACACCCGTTCAATTCTGGATCGGCCGACGCTTCTATATTGGTGGATGGCATGCTCTGCGTGGTGGCGGTGCTAATATGGATGTACTGGTTGCGCTAGGCACCAGCATGGCTTATTTCTTCAGTGCAGTGGTCACATTGTTTGCACTGAATCAGCATGTTTATTTTGAAGCAAGTGCCGCCATTATTACGCTCGTTCTGCTTGGAAAATTAATGGAGGCACGCGCCAAAGGTAAAACATCCGAAGCAATTGAGGCATTGATCAGGCTACAGCCTAAAACCGCTAGAATAGAACGAGATGGGGAGATACTTGAGGTACCTGCCAGCAGCTTACAAGTAAACGATCTCTTTATTGTGCGTCCGGGTGAGAATCTACCGGTGGATGGCGTTGTTATCGAAGGCATGTCCAGCGTCAATGAATCCATGCTGACAGGTGAGAGCTTACCCGTCAGCAAGCAAGCGGGCGCAGCTGTTTACGCGGCTACCCTCAATCAACAAGGCCTGCTCAAATGCCGCGCAACCAGCGTAGGTGCAGATACTCAACTGGCAGCTATTATTCATCTGGTAGAAGAAGCACAAGGTTCCAAAGCACCCATTCAGCGTATGGCCGATTCTATCTCAGGCATTTTTGTACCCATAGTGGTCGCAATCAGCATTTTAACCCTGGGCATGACATGGTGGCTGGTCGGTAATTTTGTTCCGGCATTGATCAATGCGGTCGCGGTTCTCGTCATTGCCTGCCCCTGTGCGCTGGGATTAGCCACGCCGACAGCCATTATGGTGGGAACAGGGCGCGGCGCACAAATAGGTGTGCTGGTTAAAAATGCCGCTGCGCTGGAACACGCCGAAAAAATACAAGTTGTCATTGTCGACAAGACTGGCACTCTCACGGAGGGTAAACCGGAAGTCACCGATATCGTTCCCGCCGAATCAGTCACTACACACGATTTGTTACAAATTGCAGCCAACCTGGAACAAGGGTCTGAACATCCACTGGCCAGAGCAGTCCTTGAAAGCGCTCGCAAAATGACGATCTCACCACAGTCAATTCACGATTTTTCTGCCATAGCAGGCAGGGGTGTTACTGCGCGTATGCAGGATTCCGAATACTTGCTGGGCTCTCCCAGGTTTCTGTCAGAACGGAATATCAACATGGACCATAAACAAATCGCGCTCCTTCAGGCTGAAGGCAAAACGGTTATTGGCGTGGCAATCATTTCTGATAGCAGATCTGAGATACTGGGGTATCTGGCAATAGCTGATCGTTTACGGGATACATCCATACAGGCTGTAAAAAAATTGCAATCCATGGGCATTGAGGTAGTGATGCTGACCGGCGATAATGCGGCGACTGCGGACGCCATTGCCAAACGGACAGGCATCACCACTTATCGTGCAGAGGTGTTGCCTGAAGATAAAGCGTCTGAGGTCATGAGAATGAAGGCCAACGGTAAATTCACCGGAATGGTAGGTGATGGTATCAACGATGCACCTGCATTGGCTGCCGCTGATGTCAGTTTTGCCATTGGCGCCGGTTCTGATGTCGCCATTGAAGCGGCCGACATCACGCTGATACGCAATGACCTGATGAGCGTGGCAGATGCTATTTCCCTCTCTCGTGCCACATTGAGTAAAATCCGCCAGAACTTATTCTTTGCCTTTGTCTATAACACCCTGGGCATTCCATTGGCGGCCGTGGGTTTGCTCAATCCAGTCATAGCAGGTGCAGCCATGGCCATGAGTTCAGTATCCGTCGTCAGTAATTCACTATTATTAAAACGATGGCAAGCAAATCGCTAA
- a CDS encoding heavy-metal-associated domain-containing protein produces the protein MIQTTLIKIGGMTCMGCVKSIQTILDGTSGINQVEISLDQALATIQHDPAIVDVDQLKAIIEDTGFEIINE, from the coding sequence ATGATACAAACAACCCTCATTAAAATAGGCGGCATGACCTGTATGGGCTGTGTCAAAAGCATACAAACTATACTCGACGGAACGTCAGGTATAAATCAAGTCGAAATTTCACTGGATCAAGCACTCGCCACAATCCAACATGACCCAGCAATAGTCGACGTAGATCAACTTAAAGCAATTATTGAAGATACCGGTTTTGAAATCATCAACGAATAA
- a CDS encoding metal-sensitive transcriptional regulator, with amino-acid sequence MPDIVTQPNKETLIKRLNRIEGQVRGVTKMITEDRYCVDVLNQISALQSALDAVAMQLLENHTHGCMQTAIKSGNGDAAIAEMMAIIRKFAR; translated from the coding sequence ATGCCTGATATCGTTACACAACCGAATAAAGAAACACTGATTAAACGTCTTAACCGTATCGAGGGGCAAGTCCGTGGCGTCACCAAAATGATTACAGAAGATCGTTATTGTGTCGATGTGCTCAATCAGATTTCTGCACTACAATCTGCGTTAGATGCTGTTGCCATGCAGTTACTGGAGAATCATACGCATGGTTGTATGCAAACAGCAATTAAATCAGGCAATGGGGACGCCGCAATCGCTGAAATGATGGCAATAATCAGAAAATTTGCTCGATAA
- the gatB gene encoding Asp-tRNA(Asn)/Glu-tRNA(Gln) amidotransferase subunit GatB: MQWEIVIGLEVHTQLSTQSKIFSSASTAYGAIPNSQACAVDLALPGVLPVLNRGAVERAIKFALAVGAKINSPSIFARKNYFYPDLPKGYQISQFELPIVSGGHVKIQVGETERVIRLTRAHLEEDAGKSLHEDFHGMSGIDLNRAGTPLLEIVSEPDIRGSAEAVVYAKTLHALVRWIGICDGNMQEGSFRCDANVSVRPHGSDKLGTRCEIKNLNSFRFLEKAIDYEARRQIEILEEGGSIRQETRLYDSHKNETRTMRSKEDANDYRYFPDPDLLPLEISTAWIREIEATLPELPEARRNRYVTEFCLSIYDATLLTATREMADFFESTVKLLPAQAKLCANWIMGEISARQNRDGVEITACPINPTQLAALLLRISDGTISGKAAKSVFDCMWNGEEGGHADAIIEAKGLKQILGDSEIEGCVDAVLIANLQQVMDYRSGKEKAFNSLVGQVMKATKGKANPAQVSMILKKKLAE; the protein is encoded by the coding sequence ATGCAGTGGGAAATTGTCATTGGTCTTGAAGTGCATACGCAACTTTCGACACAATCAAAAATTTTTTCAAGTGCTTCGACGGCATATGGAGCGATCCCCAATAGCCAGGCTTGTGCGGTGGATTTGGCGTTGCCGGGTGTTCTGCCAGTACTGAATCGTGGCGCCGTCGAACGCGCAATTAAATTTGCGCTCGCGGTGGGGGCAAAGATTAATTCGCCTTCAATTTTTGCGCGCAAAAACTATTTTTATCCCGACTTACCTAAAGGCTATCAGATCAGTCAATTTGAGTTACCGATCGTCAGTGGTGGCCATGTCAAGATTCAAGTGGGTGAAACTGAGAGAGTAATACGCCTGACTCGGGCACATTTGGAAGAAGATGCCGGCAAGTCATTGCATGAAGATTTTCATGGCATGAGTGGAATTGATCTGAATCGGGCAGGTACGCCACTGTTAGAGATTGTTTCAGAACCCGATATCCGTGGCAGCGCGGAGGCTGTTGTCTATGCCAAAACATTGCACGCATTGGTACGCTGGATCGGGATTTGTGATGGCAATATGCAGGAAGGATCATTCCGATGCGATGCTAATGTATCAGTGCGCCCGCACGGTTCGGATAAACTGGGTACACGTTGTGAGATTAAGAATCTTAACTCATTCCGTTTTCTTGAGAAGGCGATTGATTATGAAGCCAGGCGACAAATCGAGATTCTGGAGGAAGGTGGAAGCATACGTCAGGAAACGCGACTCTATGATTCGCATAAAAACGAAACACGTACCATGCGCAGTAAAGAAGATGCTAATGATTATCGCTATTTTCCTGATCCAGATTTGCTGCCACTTGAAATATCCACAGCCTGGATTCGTGAAATAGAGGCAACGCTACCGGAATTACCAGAGGCTCGACGTAATCGCTATGTAACAGAATTTTGTCTTTCTATATATGATGCAACGCTACTGACTGCAACCCGAGAAATGGCGGACTTTTTTGAAAGTACGGTAAAACTGTTACCGGCACAAGCCAAACTCTGCGCTAACTGGATTATGGGCGAGATCAGTGCTCGGCAAAATCGGGATGGCGTTGAGATAACGGCTTGCCCGATTAATCCGACACAACTTGCCGCATTGCTGCTGCGTATCAGTGATGGCACCATTTCAGGAAAAGCGGCCAAAAGTGTATTTGATTGCATGTGGAATGGTGAGGAGGGGGGGCATGCCGACGCAATTATCGAAGCAAAAGGCTTGAAGCAGATTTTGGGTGACAGCGAGATTGAAGGGTGTGTGGATGCAGTTTTAATAGCTAATCTACAGCAAGTAATGGATTATCGTAGTGGGAAAGAGAAAGCCTTCAATTCGCTCGTTGGGCAAGTCATGAAGGCAACCAAAGGAAAAGCGAATCCTGCGCAAGTCAGCATGATTCTAAAAAAGAAATTGGCAGAATAA
- the gatA gene encoding Asp-tRNA(Asn)/Glu-tRNA(Gln) amidotransferase subunit GatA, whose product MFNASLKQLSTQLKEKKISSAELTGEFLKRVKTLNPEYNAFITINEEVSLAQARIADGMIASGQASPLTGIPIAQKDIFCAKGWLTTCGSKMLSNFISPYDAGVIERFNQIGAVNIGKTNMDEFAMGSSNETSFYGPVRNPWDVLAVPGGSSGGAACAVAARMTPAATGTDTGGSIRQPAALCGISGIKPTYGLVSRYGMIAFASSLDQGGPMAKSAEDLAMLLNVMVGFDARDSTSLQRESEDYARHLEKPLAGLRIGLPKEYFAKGMSRDVECAVEEALEEYRRQGAETVEISLPNSRLAIPVYYVLAPAEASSNLSRFDGVRYGYRTKSYRDLGDMYRKSRAEGFGTEVKRRILVGTYVLSHGYYDAYYIKAQKLRRLIAQDFSEAFKVCDVIMGPTSPTVAFDLGERSSDPIQMYLSDIYTSGVNLAGLPGMSIPVGFGSKNRPVGLHIIGNYFNEAQMLNVAHQYQQTTDWHLRMPA is encoded by the coding sequence ATGTTTAATGCCAGTCTTAAGCAACTTTCCACGCAGCTTAAAGAAAAAAAAATATCGAGCGCTGAACTGACAGGGGAATTTCTCAAGCGTGTCAAAACGCTGAATCCTGAATACAATGCGTTCATTACGATAAACGAAGAAGTCAGTCTTGCCCAGGCGAGAATAGCTGACGGGATGATTGCATCGGGTCAGGCGAGTCCGTTAACCGGTATTCCTATTGCTCAGAAAGATATTTTTTGTGCCAAAGGATGGCTGACGACCTGCGGATCTAAAATGTTATCAAATTTTATCTCGCCCTATGATGCAGGTGTCATTGAGCGTTTTAATCAGATCGGGGCGGTTAATATCGGCAAGACCAATATGGATGAATTTGCCATGGGGTCGAGTAACGAGACTTCATTTTATGGACCAGTCAGAAATCCATGGGATGTTTTGGCGGTTCCCGGCGGAAGTTCAGGTGGCGCAGCCTGTGCGGTGGCTGCTCGTATGACGCCTGCCGCTACGGGAACGGATACAGGGGGATCGATTCGTCAGCCTGCAGCATTATGCGGTATTTCAGGAATCAAACCTACGTATGGATTGGTATCGCGCTACGGGATGATCGCATTTGCATCCAGCCTGGATCAAGGCGGGCCAATGGCTAAATCAGCAGAAGATCTGGCGATGTTGCTAAATGTCATGGTTGGTTTTGATGCGCGTGACTCAACCAGTTTGCAGCGCGAATCAGAAGATTATGCGCGTCATTTGGAAAAACCACTGGCAGGCTTGCGTATTGGTCTACCCAAAGAATATTTCGCAAAAGGAATGAGTCGCGATGTTGAGTGCGCGGTGGAAGAGGCCCTTGAAGAATATCGCAGACAGGGAGCAGAAACCGTTGAGATATCACTGCCCAATTCTCGTCTCGCTATTCCTGTTTATTATGTATTGGCGCCTGCCGAAGCATCGAGTAATCTATCCCGCTTTGATGGGGTACGTTACGGTTACAGGACTAAATCCTATCGCGATCTGGGTGATATGTACCGGAAAAGCCGTGCCGAAGGTTTTGGCACAGAGGTTAAGCGGCGGATTCTAGTTGGAACTTATGTTTTATCTCATGGCTACTATGATGCTTATTACATCAAAGCGCAGAAACTTCGTCGTCTGATTGCGCAGGACTTCAGTGAGGCATTTAAAGTATGTGACGTTATCATGGGGCCGACTTCACCCACGGTTGCTTTCGATCTAGGCGAGCGAAGCAGCGATCCGATACAAATGTATTTATCGGATATCTATACCAGTGGGGTGAATCTGGCCGGATTGCCGGGCATGTCTATCCCGGTCGGTTTTGGTAGCAAAAATAGACCCGTTGGTTTGCATATTATTGGCAATTATTTTAATGAAGCGCAAATGTTGAATGTGGCGCACCAATATCAGCAGACGACGGACTGGCATCTGCGCATGCCGGCTTAA
- the gatC gene encoding Asp-tRNA(Asn)/Glu-tRNA(Gln) amidotransferase subunit GatC, protein MTLSINDVKRIADLAHIEVNEDETKAALVQLSNIFNLIEEMQLVDTSTVEPMSHAQDVAQRLRDDVVTESDQHELFQSIAPQVEAELYLVPKVIE, encoded by the coding sequence ATGACTTTATCTATTAACGATGTAAAACGTATTGCTGATCTTGCTCATATTGAAGTTAATGAAGATGAGACAAAGGCTGCTTTGGTTCAGCTATCGAATATCTTTAATCTTATCGAAGAAATGCAGCTGGTCGATACGTCCACTGTTGAACCCATGTCACATGCACAAGACGTTGCACAGCGACTACGCGATGATGTGGTTACCGAATCAGACCAACATGAGCTATTTCAATCGATAGCGCCTCAAGTCGAAGCGGAACTTTATCTAGTGCCAAAAGTTATTGAATGA